A section of the Zygosaccharomyces rouxii strain CBS732 chromosome B complete sequence genome encodes:
- the TUS1 gene encoding Rho family guanine nucleotide exchange factor TUS1 (similar to uniprot|Q06412 Saccharomyces cerevisiae YLR425W TUS1 Guanine nucleotide exchange factor (GEF) that functions to modulate Rhop1 activity as part of the cell integrity signaling pathway multicopy suppressor of tor2 mutation and ypk1 ypk2 double mutation potential Cdc28p substrate), with protein MGRNDIENHPHRVSNSTRRNDRGISLPKLPPLDTRQAFSDDSESNTQDDVSIGWTPVSDKQPFSARTLPSLPQTPLKLNTKLVKSKSELFSNSSPPKSSNSIRRHKSRRPPPPPLASPDSPYAGSITSSRISRNSRVSTYNDEGDHVSSPLRSPNEMAISSDMISRNESSRNLSTRRSNESLPFISFDNTDYSTRALPPLPAYNLENSRTTNTTDDGSDIIEYYKKLAPPQAGARIASSHSKFSDSIGSYYSDSNYAFNNSTARNSSFNSLLGGKPLDLAPSITAPTQPFTIDSLDESKLYQCYSVSRLSDIYEWILKVYFEWFNEYVFGKIEFFQMVQLLLEFQMPKNFDQDTIDSNVDRIIESLVSQGAVRFDVEENEEIAIIIGGLDVSGVFTQLLPCYSFVDLAYYPIPTNSTQCYSITCVSRSIADVRPEIKLSDFINKSVGLWTDYWKLTPEEIAEINPREVQKQSFIFDLIILEERSMNMANAAVEIYGARFDPDLLPDEPEFATLAFDVFHPLIQLHKENLLSPIFWKLKTKGKFIDGVGKIYLKWCNEAREPYFRYATAMATVHEIITWEKQHNTRFAQWLREIDNSPEVTRSKMYHDVIFFGGFFKSLQNLPITLNSILKNTEPSVEDYEYLKLVIAEVENLSAEVDRVHGRAIDHRSLVRFSKQLVIRNPGNGSSGGYVNVASNSIKESLGGSYEGLDLGLTDPEKIIIHSGTVLKKREMWLDSSPVFIVLLDNYFLITEFMRKGNVERFRLVEKPIPIDYLNLEQKRGQDISGSASASIRESSIRDGRPSSQTPIAAVKPHLVSAATTVRTIYNSDKSSSAAESTNANAGSFEYSFKVRNTATSESFTFFTSTQNEYQNWINAFMECFKCKRGSSRAFDLQVLSTQFAYTEKDAPVNLPVAPEGSEIDVALKNYEARLSVREVDEQELWVTPTTIFCSTEFELDGKSFRLIATDYGILIREESGYEKNFVKLIQTNDARQMEVNTKLGLLFVLHDKLLCYFSISSILSAYCDPAKFTKSNHLVGVVIKDKVGYFKLADDFGNSKHLLYERKNKIVVLTPEFDRITKLLKYFKKYKEYKLPSSANGLLGYDVQDIVVFKKSFILCTSRGAILYHDTFNDDGIILPSFLNDSVMMSYTKHSHLSSNLFKTAMESSSKKDMSKQKIAEYVKKDIATSKTKTKTCFQIGNSGNFLFVYDEAVIKVDRHGEMPNWTEDILVLDFYCTGACFYEGYLILVGDNLIQIYRVKDSEVQLSRLAPVQIIKGKKIKLLNSSKTGNPVFILSHPQIANRQLLLTCKSRTGRN; from the coding sequence ATGGGCCGaaatgatattgaaaatcATCCTCATCGAGTATCAAATTCAACTCGAAGGAATGATCGtggaatttctttaccCAAGCTGCCGCCCTTAGATACTAGGCAAGCCTTCTCAGATGACTCCGAATCGAATACACAAGATGATGTATCCATCGGATGGACTCCTGTAAGTGATAAACAACCGTTTTCGGCTAGGACGTTGCCATCATTGCCCCAGACGCCCttaaaattgaataccaaattggttaaaagtAAATCTGAACTGTTTAGTAACAGTTCGCCACCgaaatcttctaattcaatAAGGAGACATAAAAGTAGAAGGCCGCCCCCGCCACCTTTGGCCTCCCCGGATTCACCATATGCAGGCTCGATCACATCGTCTAGAATATCACGAAATAGTAGAGTTTCAACTTATAATGATGAAGGGGATCATGTTTCTAGTCCACTTAGGTCACCAAATGAAATGGCGATTAGTTCGGATATGATTAGTCGGAATGAATCTTCAAGGAATTTAAGTACAAGAAGGTCCAACGAAAGTCTACCGTTTATTTCGTTCGATAATACGGATTATTCCACTAGGGCTTTACCTCCCTTACCGGCAtataatttggaaaacagTAGAACAACTAACACTACAGATGATGGTTCTGATATTATAGAGTATTACAAAAAATTAGCACCCCCGCAAGCCGGGGCACGTATAGCCAGTTCCCATTCGAAATTTTCAGACAGTATTGGCAGTTATTATTCTGATTCCAACTATGCATTTAACAACTCAACTGCTAGAAATAGCAGTTTCAACTCTTTATTAGGTGGGAAACCATTGGATTTGGCTCCCAGTATTACGGCACCAACACAACCTTTTACGATTGATTCACTAGATGAAAGTAAATTGTACCAATGTTATAGCGTTTCTCGTTTATCAGACATCTACGAATGGATTCTTAAAGTTTATTTTGAATGGTTTAATGAATACGTGTTCGGTAAGAtcgaattcttccaaatggTACAACTACTTTTAGAGTTTCAAATGcccaagaattttgatcAGGATACCATAGATTCTAATGTGGATAGAATCATTGAATCTTTAGTTAGTCAAGGTGCTGTAAGGTTTGATGTCGAGGAAAACGAAGAAATTGCAATCATCATTGGTGGATTAGACGTTTCAGGTGTATTTACTCAACTTTTACCATGTTATTCATTCGTGGACCTTGCATATTATCCTATTCCAACGAATTCGACACAATGTTATTCTATAACCTGTGTTAGTCGTTCGATTGCGGATGTAAGACCAGAAATCAAGTTATCAGATTTTATCAACAAATCAGTAGGACTTTGGACAGATTATTGGAAGTTGACtccagaagaaattgcagaGATCAATCCTCGTGAGGTCCAAAAGCAAagttttatttttgatttgattatCTTAGAAGAAAGATCAATGAATATGGCAAATGCCGCTGTAGAAATATATGGTGCTCGATTTGATCCGGATCTTTTACCCGATGAACCTGAGTTCGCCACTTTGGCATTTGATGTATTCCATCCACTAATACAACTGCATAAGGAAAACCTTTTGTCTCCCatcttttggaaattgaagaCAAAGGGGAAATTTATCGATGGTGTGGGTAAAATCTATTTGAAATGGTGTAACGAGGCCCGTGAACCTTATTTCAGATATGCTACTGCAATGGCTACAGTACACGAAATAATTACATGGGAAAAGCAACATAATACTAGATTCGCACAATGGTTGAGGGAAATAGATAACTCACCTGAAGTGACAAGATCAAAGATGTATCATGATGTTATCTTTTTCGGTGggtttttcaaatcccTCCAAAATTTACCGATAACGTTAAATTCtatattgaaaaatacaGAACCTTCTGTGGAAGATTATGAATATCTGAAATTGGTCATTGCAGAAGTTGAAAATTTAAGTGCAGAAGTGGATCGTGTTCATGGTAGAGCTATAGACCATAGAAGTCTTGTCAGATTTTCCAAGCAATTGGTAATTCGAAACCCAGGTAATGGAAGTTCTGGTGGCTATGTTAATGTAGCCAGTAATAGTATTAAGGAAAGTTTAGGAGGGTCTTACGAAGGGCTGGACCTTGGTTTGACAGACCCTGAAAAAATAATCATACACTCGGGCACtgttttaaagaaaagggAGATGTGGTTAGACTCTTCACCTGTATTTATTGTTCTGTTGGATAACTATTTCCTAATAACAGAATTTATGCGTAAGGGAAATGTGGAACGGTTTAGGCTGGTAGAAAAACCAATACCCATtgattatttgaatttggaaCAGAAAAGGGGTCAGGATATTTCTGGTAGTGCGAGCGCTAGTATAAGGGAATCCTCTATACGAGACGGTAGACCATCGAGTCAAACACCAATTGCGGCTGTAAAGCCTCATTTGGTCAGTGCTGCTACTACAGTGAGAACGATTTACAATTCTGATAAATCATCGAGTGCAGCAGAATCTACCAACGCCAACGCCGGATCTTTCGAATATTCATTTAAAGTTCGTAATACCGCCACTAGTGAGTCATTCACTTTCTTTACCTCAACTCAAAATGAGTACCAAAACTGGATAAATGCCTTCATGGAATGCTTCAAGTGTAAACGCGGATCTTCGCGCGCCTTTGATTTGCAAGTATTAAGCACTCAATTTGCATATACTGAAAAAGATGCTCCAGTGAATTTACCGGTTGCACCAGAGGGATCTGAAATTGACGTagctttgaagaattatgAAGCCAGATTGAGTGTTCGAGAAGTGGATGAGCAAGAACTTTGGGTAACTCCTACTACGATTTTTTGTTCCACTGAATTTGAGCTTGATGGTAAAAGCTTCCGTTTGATCGCTACAGATTATGGTATATTGATAAGAGAAGAATCTGGATAtgagaaaaattttgtgaAATTAATACAAACCAACGATGCAAGACAAATGGAAGTTAATACTAAATTAGGTCTTCTCTTTGTCTTGCACGATAAATTGCTGTGTTATTTTAGCATTTCAAGCATCCTAAGTGCATATTGTGATCCAGCCAAATTTACTAAATCCAACCACCTGGTAGGAGTGGTAATAAAGGATAAAGTTGGTTATTTTAAGCTTGCAGATGATTTTGGTAATTCCAAACATTTACTCTACGAACGCAAAAATAAGATTGTCGTTTTAACACCTGAGTTTGATAGAATAACCAAATTACTGAAATACTTCAAGAAGTACAAAGAATACAAATTACCATCATCTGCTAATGGATTATTGGGATACGACGTTCAAGATATTGTAgttttcaagaaaagttTTATCCTTTGTACATCTAGAGGTGCTATACTTTATCATGATACTTTCAACGATGATGGAATTATCCTGCCTAGCTTTTTGAATGATAGTGTAATGATGTCGTATACAAAGCATTCACATTTGAGttctaatcttttcaagACAGCCATGGAATCCAGTTCGAAAAAAGATATGTCAAAACAAAAGATAGCAGAATATGTGAAGAAGGATATAGCCACTTCAAAGACAAAGACTAAGACTTGTTTCCAAATCGGCAATTCAGGAAATTTCCTATTTGTTTATGATGAAGCTGTGATTAAGGTTGATAGGCATGGTGAGATGCCAAATTGGACTGAGGATATTCTAGTCTTGGATTTTTACTGCACTGGTGCTTGCTTTTACGAAGGTTATTTGATTCTCGTTGGTGACAATCTGATCCAAATTTACAGGGTAAAAGACTCAGAAGTACAACTTTCTAGATTGGCACCGgttcaaatcatcaagGGTAAGAAAATCAAGCTACTCAATTCATCCAAGACTGGCAACCctgtttttattttaagTCATCCACAAATCGCAAACAGACAGCTCTTATTAACTTGTAAATCGAGAACAGGCAGAAATTGA
- the TDA5 gene encoding Tda5p (similar to uniprot|Q06417 Saccharomyces cerevisiae YLR426W Hypothetical ORF) codes for MNVDNAVNWVVTPLLKYPVLVYVVFWTPNVKISLLLILYSVLLKICIALNKWYKCQGNEPWKSLEELENAVVLVTGGSHGLGRSIIMELLNRYKHVKVINLDLQKSPSADTRVLDIQCDLMSSAALVHCIDEIKIRYGDNLSLIVNNAGIRAPYQYLKDSNEFSIQEVFAVNAFAPTRIIQELVPSNHQCYVVNIASTLGVLAPAKVSTYAASKAALIAFHNSYSLELSKLGISQTRSLLVLSGQLDTEMFGGFEPPLQFFAPVVDRQKLARDLIDCCERGQRGEICVPFYSNFAHLLMSLPLLPRNLVRKLSKMDDCLPQE; via the coding sequence ATGAATGTCGATAATGCGGTCAATTGGGTTGTAACACCGTTGCTGAAATACCCAGTGTTGGTTTATGTCGTATTTTGGACTCCCAATGTCAAGATAAGTCTACTTTTAATCCTCTATTCAGTACTATTGAAAATATGCATTGCGTTAAACAAGTGGTATAAGTGCCAAGGTAATGAACCCTGGAAAAGTCTGGAAGAGCTTGAAAATGCCGTAGTACTTGTCACTGGTGGTAGTCATGGGCTAGGAAGATCTATTATAATGGAGCTCTTGAACAGATATAAACATGTCAAGGTGATTAATCTTGATTTGCAAAAATCTCCTAGCGCAGATACCAGAGTTTTGGACATCCAGTGTGATTTAATGAGCTCAGCAGCACTAGTCCACTGTATTGACGAGATTAAAATCCGATATGGCGATAATCTATCGCTTATTGTTAATAATGCCGGCATAAGAGCACCATATCAGTATCTGAAAGATTCAAACGAGTTCTCCATCCAAGAAGTATTTGCCGTTAATGCATTTGCGCCCACAAGGATTATACAGGAGCTAGTACCTTCAAATCATCAGTGCTATGTGGTTAACATCGCTAGTACATTAGGTGTATTAGCGCCAGCAAAGGTTTCTACATATGCAGCAAGCAAGGCTGCTCTGATAGCATTTCATAATTCTTACAGTTTAGAATTATCGAAGCTAGGAATTTCACAAACTCGAAGTCTATTAGTGTTGTCTGGTCAACTAGATACCGAAATGTTTGGGGGGTTCGAGCCACCacttcaattctttgcaCCAGTAGTTGATAGACAAAAATTGGCACGCGATTTGATAGACTGTTGTGAAAGGGGCCAAAGAGGTGAAATTTGTGTACCCTTTTATTCCAACTTTGCCCATTTACTTATGTCTCTGCCCCTACTTCCTCGAAATCTAGTTCGTAAACTATCCAAGATGGACGATTGTCTACCACAGGAATAA
- the SPC2 gene encoding signal peptidase complex subunit SPC2 (similar to uniprot|Q04969 Saccharomyces cerevisiae YML055W SPC2 Subunit of signal peptidase complex (Spc1p Spc2p Spc3p Sec11p) which catalyzes cleavage of N-terminal signal sequences of proteins targeted to the secretory pathway homologous to mammalian SPC25), which produces MSKPINIYSIPELRQTLDEALPGIFSRYEFNQSFRLIDSQLVIGYGIALVAAASFLLDKKFEFEEVLTYQKILVGSYMVLSTVYWYFTKFVQKGITYEGVNKKGTSIAVKTFFENNEPLYHITFMTQDDFDLKTALPVNKVFNEHGYLQTDLLYQWIGQQLTILETKKAK; this is translated from the coding sequence ATGTCCAAACCCATTAACATTTATTCCATCCCAGAACTTCGCCAGACTCTAGACGAGGCATTGCCTGGTATATTCTCTAGATACGAGTTTAACCAATCCTTCCGTTTAATTGACAGTCAATTAGTTATTGGATATGGTATAGCTCTAGTTGCAGCTGCTAGCTTTCTACTGGACAAGAAATTTGAGTTCGAAGAGGTTTTGACCTATCAGAAGATTCTTGTAGGTTCATATATGGTCCTCTCTACAGTGTACTGGTATTTCACGAAATTTGTACAAAAGGGTATTACATATGAAGGTGTAAACAAGAAGGGTACCAGTATTGCAGTCAAGACTTTCTTCGAAAACAATGAGCCATTGTACCATATTACCTTCATGACGCaagatgattttgatcttAAAACCGCCCTACCAGTAAACAAAGTGTTTAACGAACATGGATATCTACAGACTGATTTACTTTACCAATGGATTGGTCAACAATTAACTATACTAGAAACTAAAAAGGCTAAATGA
- the MAG2 gene encoding RING-type E3 ubiquitin transferase MAG2 (similar to uniprot|Q06436 Saccharomyces cerevisiae YLR427W MAG2 DNA-3-methyladenine glycosidase II that catalyzes of the hydrolysis of alkylated DNA), with amino-acid sequence MGKKDGKDVTEPKGASDGSTTAGPIPGKSPKGNGNGGRRQAHKYHGKNHIGHKKQQRFEGQGNGSKSIEDDFDTTIAEELNSGNYKMKGRRAQVSINHLLQLQFPEIKKSPENIPPRSVRRKQDKSSNHIRLHGDSFVNAHYRVLADNRVSYKEQSNNPNVPVPRENIVRIVVPPGQNCPICLSEEPVVPRMVVCGHIFCLSCLLSFFAAEETVKNKDTGYVQRKKFKECPLCGSILRSQNFKQVIFDTAQHQERPQIGKESVFQLMCRPHGSMLPLPVQLGVDPLAVGDFPPVEMSHLAPYARMMTCSSGYAIELLERDIDALNTQYEVDRVLYNDNGKFYKLALEDLNAGVARILQDLDKEPVDVPSLASLQLGTNLKSKYDESNAFFFFQTAFHSSTRYFLSPLDVKMLLFTFERYSRFPDELKAVIENVNYDTVVTEDLITRYKYISHLPLGTEIAMIELDWRSTNLIPQEVYEKFAPELKERRRRLHMRRTREDKQKKLYEKRIEQEHKEFYQRENGEEYIPEVIYDSPDPVLDSLRLESDAVVDKQEPHKKEKTIWGTSIPVDDEASRENEEFEAMLRERMQQAESVGDTQPPTQGGKKDKKKKKSKVMLFSSNHHTL; translated from the coding sequence ATGGGCAAGAAGGACGGTAAGGATGTTACTGAGCCCAAAGGTGCCAGTGACGGCAGTACAACTGCTGGACCAATACCTGGGAAGAGTCCAAAGGGgaatggtaatggtggCAGAAGACAAGCACATAAGTATCATGGCAAGAACCACATTGGTCATAAGAAACAACAGAGATTTGAAGGCCAAGGTAATGGTTCAAAATCTATTGAGGATGATTTTGATACGACTATTGCCGAAGAATTAAACAGTGGTAATTATAAGATGAAGGGTCGTAGAGCCCAAGTTTCAATCAACCATCTTTTGCAATTGCAATTCCCAGAGATTAAGAAATCCCCTGAAAATATTCCACCCAGGTCAGTTAGAAGGAAGCAAGATAAAAGTAGCAATCATATACGTTTACATGGAGATTCGTTTGTCAATGCCCACTATAGAGTTTTGGCGGACAATCGAGTCAGTTACAAAGAACAGAGTAATAATCCCAATGTACCGGTGCCGCGTGAAAATATTGTTAGAATAGTGGTTCCACCGGGTCAAAATTGTCCAATATGTCTTAGTGAAGAACCTGTTGTGCCTCGAATGGTGGTTTGTGGCCACATATTTTGTCTAAGTTGTCTGTTGAGCTTCTTTGCGGCTGAAGAGACTGTAAAGAATAAAGATACAGGTTACGTTCAGAGGAAGAAGTTCAAAGAGTGTCCCCTATGTGGTAGTATCCTGCGCtctcaaaatttcaaacaaGTTATCTTTGACACTGCTCAACATCAAGAACGACCACAAATTGGCAAAGAGTCcgttttccaattgatgtGCAGACCACACGGATCTATGTTGCCATTACCAGTGCAGTTGGGTGTTGATCCTCTAGCTGTTGGTGATTTCCCACCTGTGGAAATGTCACATTTGGCGCCCTATGCACGTATGATGACTTGCAGTTCTGGTTATGCGATTGAACTTTTGGAAAGGGATATCGATGCCCTCAATACACAGTACGAAGTAGATAGGGTACTGTACAACGACAATGGaaagttttacaaattggcattagaagatttaaaTGCTGGTGTAGCTCGTATCTTGCAGGATCTCGATAAGGAACCTGTCGATGTGCCGTCATTGGCTTCATTACAACTGGGCACTAACTTAAAATCCAAGTATGATGAGTCTAAtgcatttttctttttccagACAGCATTCCATTCTTCCACAAGATATTTCTTATCACCATTAGATGTTAAAATGTTACTGTTCACTTTTGAACGTTATTCACGTTTCCCAGATGAGTTAAAAGCAGTTATTGAGAATGTAAATTATGATACGGTGGTTACGGAAGATTTGATCACACGTTATAAGTACATTTCACATTTGCCGCTAGGTACTGAAATTGCAATGATCGAATTGGATTGGAGATCGACTAACTTAATTCCTCAAGAGGTCTATGAGAAATTTGCTCCAGAATTGAAGGAAAGACGTAGACGTCTTCACATGAGAAGAACTAGAGAGGATAAGcaaaagaaattatatGAGAAAAGAATCGAGCAAGAACATAAAGAATTTTATCAGAGGGAGAACGGTGAAGAATACATACCAGAAGTCATTTACGATTCACCTGATCCAGTTTTAGATTCTTTAAGGCTGGAATCTGATGCCGTAGTTGATAAACAGGAACCTCATAAAAAAGAGAAGACCATTTGGGGGACTTCAATCCCCGTAGATGATGAAGCCTCGAGAGAAAATGAGGAATTTGAAGCCATGTTGCGTGAAAGAATGCAACAAGCTGAAAGTGTTGGCGATACTCAACCCCCCACACAAGGCGGTAAAAAggacaagaagaagaaaaagagtAAAGTGATGCTGTTCAGCAGTAACCATCACACCCTTTAA
- the CRN1 gene encoding coronin (some similarities with uniprot|Q06440 Saccharomyces cerevisiae YLR429W CRN1 Coronin cortical actin cytoskeletal component that associates with the Arp2p/Arp3p complex to regulate its activity), with protein MSGKFVRASKYRHVYGQPPKKELWYENVKVTLNAWDSNLIKTNGKFISVNWNTSAGGSFGIIPVEEHGKVPDVVPLFRGHTAQVLDTDFDPFDDYRIASSSDDAKIGIFEIPKDYTFLHRETDEEGEARDVHPVKMLSGHGRKVGHILFNPVVKDVLASSSLDRTIKIWNIETGKDEITLTHPEMVTSMSFSYDGNYLATVARDRKLRVWDIRAQKIVSECKAHEGAKSQRVVWLGNSNRLATSGFSRLSERQVALWDSFELEKGPLGKFYTVDQAPGVLMPFYDDANRILFLVGKGDGNIRYYELQDDQLYELSEYLSTDPQRGFAVAPKRKLNLKDNEIMKCFKTVVDSCIEPISFYVPRRSEAFQHDIYPDAPSDKPALTAEEWFGGKSVEGPLLINLKDLYEGSELELRPAKKEEPKPKEAPKKEEPKKEEPKKEEPKKEEPKKEEPKKEEPKKEEPKKEEPKKEEPKKEEPKKEEPKKEEPKKEEPKKEEPKQEASNGNNALNKETTVDKLLEKSSALDALNDAEDPSKDTSSWDDEEEEPKAPETDTKTEQKEPEIKGDVKQPKSSKKKTKEQSKEQPKKEEPKKEQPKKEEPKKEEPKKEEPKKEEPKKEESSKEKHEAKPATRPLKLEQTAEKLSTLVYNLEGIVEKLTKANIEKNERLELLETKIEHLLSKEESR; from the coding sequence ATGAGCGGTAAATTCGTGCGTGCATCTAAGTATAGACATGTTTATGGACaaccaccaaagaaggaactTTGGTATGAAAACGTCAAAGTTACATTGAACGCTTGGGATTCCAATTTGATTAAGACCAATGGTAAGTTTATTTCTGTCAATTGGAACACTTCCGCTGGTGGATCATTCGGTATCATTCCAGTAGAGGAGCATGGAAAAGTTCCTGACGTGGTTCCCCTCTTCAGAGGCCATACCGCTCAAGTTTTGGATACAGACTTTGATCCATTCGATGATTACAGGATTGCATCGAGTTCTGATGATGCTAAGATTGGTATCTTTGAAATACCTAAAGATTACACTTTTCTTCACAGAGAAACAGATGAGGAAGGTGAAGCTCGAGACGTTCATCCCGTTAAGATGCTTTCCGGACATGGTAGAAAGGTCGGTCacattcttttcaatccTGTGGTAAAGGATGTTTtggcatcttcatcgttgGACCGTACTATTAAGATCTGGAATATAGAAACCGGTAAGGATGAAATCACTTTAACGCATCCAGAAATGGTTACTTCCATGTCATTCTCATACGATGGTAACTATTTGGCAACAGTGGCTCGTGATAGGAAATTGAGAGTTTGGGACATCAGAGCCCAAAAGATTGTTAGTGAATGTAAGGCACATGAAGGTGCAAAGAGTCAAAGAGTCGTTTGGTTAGGTAACAGTAATCGTTTGGCTACTTCGGGTTTTTCGAGGCTAAGTGAACGTCAAGTGGCTCTATGGGATTCATTCGAACTCGAAAAGGGTCCATTAGGTAAATTTTACACTGTAGATCAAGCACCAGGTGTATTGATGCCATTTTATGACGATGCTAACAGGATTTTATTTTTAGTTGGGAAAGGTGATGGTAACATCAGATATTATGAACTTCAAGATGATCAATTGTATGAGTTATCTGAATATCTGTCAACAGATCCTCAGAGAGGTTTCGCGGTAGCTCCTAAACGcaaattaaatttgaaagataatGAAATTATGAAATGTTTCAAGACTGTGGTGGATTCTTGTATTGAACCAATTTCCTTCTATGTCCCAAGAAGATCGGAAGCCTTTCAACACGATATTTACCCTGATGCCCCCAGTGACAAACCCGCATTGACTGCTGAGGAATGGTTTGGCGGCAAATCCGTGGAGGGACCATTATTaattaatttgaaagaCTTGTATGAGGGATCTGAACTAGAATTGCGTCCTGCAAAGAAGGAGGAGCCAAAGCCTAAAGAGGCTCCAAAGAAGGAGGagccaaagaaggaagaaccaaagaaggaagaaccaaagaaggaagaaccaaagaaggaagaaccaaagaaggaagaaccaaagaaggaagaaccaaagaaggaagaaccaaagaaggaagaaccaaagaaggaagaaccaaagaaggaagaaccaaagaaggaagaaccaaagaaggaagaaccaaagaaggaagagcCAAAGCAAGAGGCGTCAAATGGAAACAATGCTCTCAACAAAGAAACAACTGTTGATAAGCTTCTGGAAAAATCATCTGCCCTCGATGCTTTAAATGATGCAGAAGATCCATCTAAAGATACTTCTAGTTGggacgatgaagaagaagagccAAAGGCACCGGAGACTGATACAAAGACTGAGCAAAAAGAACCTGAGATCAAGGGAGATGTGAAGCAACCTAAGTCATCTAAGAAGAAAACTAAGGAACAGTCTAAGGAACAGCCAAAGAAGGAGGAGCCAAAGAAGGAACAGCCAAAGAAGGAGGAGCCAAAGAAGGAGGAGCCAAAGAAGGAGGagccaaagaaggaagagccaaagaaggaagaatcGTCCAAAGAAAAACACGAGGCTAAACCTGCTACAAGacctttgaaattggaacaaaCTGCAGAAAAATTATCGACACTCGTTTACAACTTAGAAGGCATTGTAGAGAAATTAACCAAAGctaatattgaaaagaacgAACGTCTGGAACTTCTGGAGACTAAAATCGAGCACTTGTTGAGCAAGGAAGAATCCCGCTGA